A stretch of the Hydra vulgaris chromosome 09, alternate assembly HydraT2T_AEP genome encodes the following:
- the LOC100211432 gene encoding uncharacterized protein LOC100211432 isoform X1 has product MIVLLPFLFICMVAGQGSQWIDSFQKTICHDRWSQMDWQSIIRPCRHNNIFGKNVLDEKQRTSPKWSHTLGLHFQKTGEFSKIAIQSRTAEGRNKVIGGDTWRVFIRGADQLTPFVSDMNNGVYETKFIALQPGFYKAEIALESSLCEALKDPPQDWLKRDAKTILMDEKNEKLIWEPIRGGNISFKIEGAPESAFIDLKNNFRRWKNSCGSQYNCDLLWNGFGRWVNSTWIPYIDDTENFIDTDDETEACYKHKEGVLKITGDDLTQRLNKYIEKSDLCSDIFTKCIGNEKGEQPESSTLKETKQISIKTYLQALKELLKKDYMNEESGLLINYGNPFAQNIGFKQYRSFIDRTVKILKAKYKGKAIWRTMASKWRDSLAPEDHFKNHQRIKLFNAYATSVMCNAGIPVLDVFQMTESAPSEDAVIKSIKSILTKYFKQHPLRECIKKTQKIKKINNLITPDTENNFKTLLEKASSSDSSVNSINNATVSSLFTIL; this is encoded by the exons ATGATTGTACTGttgccttttttatttatctgtaTGGTTGCTGGACAAGGTTCCCAATGGATAGACTcatttcaaaaaactatttgCCACGATCGGTGGTCTCAAATGGACTGGCAGTCAATTATAAGACCTTGCAGACACAacaatatttttggtaaaaatgttttagacgAAAAACAAAGAACTAGTCCTAAATGGAGTCATACTCTCG gattacattttcaaaaaacggGCGAGTTTAGTAAAATTGCTATCCAAAGTCGTACAGCAGAAGGTCGTAATAAAGTTATCGGCGGAGACACTTGGAGAGTATTTATAAGGGGTGCAGACCAACTAACACCGTTTGTATCAGACATGAACAATGGTgtttatgaaacaaaatttattgcTCTACAACCCGGCTTCTATAAAGCAGAAATAGCTCTTGAGTCGTCTCTTTGTGAAGCATTAAAAGACCCTCCTCAAGATTGGCTTAAAAGAG AcgcaaaaacaattttgatggacgaaaaaaacgaaaaattgaTTTGGGAGCCCATACGAGGGGGAAACATATCGTTCAAAATAGAGGGAGCTCCAGAAAGCGCTTTCATTG ATCTCAAAAACAATTTCAGACGATGGAAAAATTCATGCGGCTCACAGTATAATTGTGACTTACTCTGGAATGGATTTGGTCGATGGGTTAATTCAACTTGGATCCCTTATATTGATG aCACCGAAAACTTTATTGATACCGATGATGAAACAGAAGCTTGCTATAAACATAAGGAAGGAGTTCTTAAAATTACAGGTGATGATCTTACGCAAaggttaaacaaatatatagaaaaaagtgaTCTCTGCAGTGATATTTTTACCAAATGCATTGG taaTGAGAAAGGAGAACAGCCTGAAAGTTCTACATTAAAGGAAACGAAACAGATATCTATCAAAACTTATCTGCAAGCATTAAAAGAACTTCTTAAAAAGGATTATATGAATGAAGAAAGTGGTTTACTTATTAATTACGGTAACCCTTTCGCTCAGAATATCGGATTTAAACAGTACCGCTCATTCATTGACCGAACCGTTAAAATTCTTAAAGCTAAATATAAAGGTAAAGCAATATGGAGAACAATGGCTTCAAAATGGAGAGATTCTTTGGCGCCAGAGGACCATTTTAAAAACCATCAg cgcatAAAGTTGTTCAACGCTTACGCTACTTCTGTTATGTGCAATGCTGGGATTCCAGTACTTGATGTGTTTCAAATGACGGAGTCAGCTCCTTCAGAAGACGCAGTCATCAAAAGCATTAAAAGCATTCtgacaaaatatttcaaacagcATCCATTGCGggaatgcattaaaaaaactcaaaaaattaaaaagataaacaatctAATAACACCTGATACTgagaataactttaaaactttgctTGAAAAAGCATCAAGCTCTGATAGTTCCGTAAACTCAATCAACAATGCCACAGTTTCTTCTTTATTTactatattgtaa
- the LOC136085332 gene encoding uncharacterized protein LOC136085332 translates to MKRTYPSGASKLKISKVKKAALQKGRQTLFDVGITTTPKTSDALYTSSTKQKYDGSIQSSVSGNSAGSIEKLATFEDCQISGSDNTSTRTTSSDGPALLQQLDIGEFETENFSPSQLEKFVMAGHIPFPLDMPKDNGNHIFPMSVLKSRMPNGESFSRDWLVFSPAKTALFCFPCRLFLPRNQLPHMTSSLAMIAGWGYEKKWKNLISRIPEHEHSKIHKQCYIQWRELEARMKTDQSIEHLMNRQILNEADTWRKILERILDVILFLGERGLAIRGKSDLIGDSHNGNFLGLLELISHYDLILKEHVIKVKQSQDKGQRLQAHYLSNRS, encoded by the coding sequence atgaaacgcACGTATCCATCTGGTGcatcaaagttaaaaatcagtaaagtaaaaaaagcgGCTCTACAAAAAGGAAGGCAAACATTATTTGATGTTGGAATTACAACTACTCCTAAAACATCAGATGCCCTTTACACTAGCTCAACGAAGCAAAAATATGACGGTAGTATCCAATCTTCTGTTTCTGGTAATAGTGCTGGCAGTATAGAGAAATTAGCCACTTTTGAAGACTGTCAAATTAGTGGTAGTGATAATACTTCTACAAGGACCACTAGCAGTGATGGACCAGCATTGTTGCAGCAATTAGACATTGGTGAATTTGAAACAGAAAATTTCTCCCCTTCTCAGCTGGAAAAGTTTGTCATGGCTGGTCACATTCCTTTCCCACTGGATATGCCAAAAGATAATGGAAATCACATATTTCCAATGTCAGTTTTGAAAAGCAGAATGCCGAATGGGGAATCTTTCTCGCGGGATTGGCTTGTATTTAGCCCAGCAAAGACAGCATTGTTTTGTTTTCCATGCCGATTATTTTTACCTAGAAATCAACTTCCACATATGACTTCATCCCTTGCAATGATTGCAGGATGGGGATATGAAAAGAAGTGGAAGAATCTCATCAGTCGAATTCCTGAACATGAGCATTCGAAAATCCATAAACAATGCTACATTCAGTGGCGTGAATTGGAAGCTCGAATGAAAACTGATCAGTCAATTGAACATTTGATGAATCGCCAAATTCTCAATGAAGCTGACACCTGGAGAAAAATCTTGGAACGAATCTTGGATGTGATTCTGTTTCTTGGTGAACGTGGATTGGCTATTCGTGGAAAATCTGACCTAATTGGAGATTCTCATAATGGAAATTTTTTAGGATTGCTGGAACTGATTTCGCATTATGACCTAATTCTTAAGGAACATGtgataaaagttaaacaatCACAGGACAAGGGTCAACGTCTTCAGGCGCATTACTTGTCAAATCGTTCTTAA
- the LOC136085331 gene encoding uncharacterized protein LOC136085331 yields MSSFKCVLMSGIWLKVLTLIDRCNQVIQARKATIDIEVENIEASISQLKSIREEWSTILEEAKLVADVAKISSEFPIHRKVKRKSFFGEQIKDDEQITELTEAESGEEATFRRTVFYHIFDSVIGGLTARFTAIQEIFSIFSFLWKYQKLSEAEIKSACSHFSQKYSCDVTKNELTEELLHIKQNHTANFGKEPLAPFDLLNKISEMKLGELFRNIVIALRIFASIPVTVASSERSFSKLKLIKNFLRSTMGREQTSDLAILSIECLLAKNIDFHDVIEKFAKQKTRKIIL; encoded by the coding sequence ATGAGCTCCTTCAAATGTGTTCTTATGTCTGGAATTTGGCTGAAAGTTCTCACATTGATTGACCGCTGCAACCAGGTCATTCAGGCAAGAAAAGCAACTATTGATATTGAGGTGGAAAATATTGAAGCATCGATTAGTCAACTCAAATCAATTCGGGAGGAATGGTCTACAATTTTAGAAGAAGCCAAGTTAGTTGCAGATGTTGCAAAAATCAGTTCTGAATTTCCAATCCACAGAAAAGTGAAAcgcaaaagtttttttggggAGCAAATTAAAGATGATGAACAAATTACGGAATTAACAGAAGCAGAATCAGGAGAGGAGGCAACATTTCGGAGAACGgttttttatcacatttttgaTTCTGTAATTGGTGGACTTACTGCACGTTTCACAGCAATTCAAGAAATCTTTTCTATATTCTCTTTTTTGTGGAAGTATCAAAAACTGTCTGAAGCAGAAATCAAGAGTGCTTGCTCACATTTTTCGCAAAAATATTCTTGTGATGTGACCAAAAATGAACTGACTGAAGAATTGcttcatataaaacaaaatcatacTGCAAATTTTGGAAAGGAACCTCTTGCCCCATTTgacttattaaacaaaatttctgaAATGAAGCTTGGAGAACTCTTTAGAAATATAGTAATTGCATTGCGTATTTTTGCTTCAATTCCAGTGACAGTGGCTTCAAGTGAGCGTTCATTCAGTAAATTGAAGCTCATCAAGAATTTTTTGCGCTCAACTATGGGACGAGAACAAACAAGTGACCTCGCCATTTTGAGTATCGAGTGTctattagcaaaaaatattgatttccATGATGTGATTGAAAAGTTTGCTAAACAAAAgacaagaaaaataatattgtaa